A genomic segment from Flavobacterium inviolabile encodes:
- a CDS encoding glycosyltransferase family 2 protein gives MKKTAVVILNWNGVKLLEQFLPSVIHHSPEATIYVADNASTDTSVAYVKAHFPTVKIISNSRNFGFAGGYNEALKQVEEEIYALVNSDIEVTENWLQPILALFERELQTTIIQPKILDYKQKTHFEYAGAAGGYIDKYGFPYCRGRIFDTVEADKGQYDDITEIFWASGACMFIRKNIFRELNGFDSDFFAHQEEIDLCWRAFNKGYTAKYCGFSTVYHVGGATLNTGNPRKTFLNFRNSLWMMTKNLPKKQLFPTLFIRLSLDGIAGVRFFFQGKFKHTWAILKSHYYFYLFINKSLQKRNAIQSENYYRTRSIVYRYYLKNGRFFDK, from the coding sequence TTGAAAAAAACAGCTGTAGTCATATTAAACTGGAATGGCGTAAAATTACTGGAACAGTTTTTACCCTCCGTGATCCACCATTCGCCCGAAGCGACTATCTATGTGGCCGATAACGCCTCAACCGATACGTCCGTTGCTTATGTAAAAGCGCACTTTCCTACGGTAAAAATCATTAGCAACAGTCGTAATTTTGGCTTTGCCGGAGGTTATAATGAAGCCCTGAAACAGGTAGAAGAAGAGATTTATGCGCTGGTAAATTCCGATATTGAAGTAACGGAGAACTGGCTGCAACCGATACTTGCACTTTTTGAGCGGGAACTGCAAACAACGATTATCCAGCCGAAAATACTGGATTACAAACAGAAAACACATTTTGAATATGCCGGTGCTGCCGGTGGTTATATTGACAAATACGGCTTTCCATACTGCCGTGGCCGCATCTTTGATACCGTTGAAGCCGATAAAGGTCAATATGACGACATAACCGAAATTTTCTGGGCATCCGGTGCCTGTATGTTTATCCGGAAAAATATTTTCCGGGAATTAAACGGTTTTGATTCCGATTTCTTTGCCCACCAGGAAGAGATCGATTTGTGCTGGCGTGCTTTTAACAAAGGCTATACGGCAAAATACTGCGGTTTTTCTACCGTATACCACGTGGGCGGCGCAACGCTGAATACCGGAAATCCCCGTAAAACATTCCTGAATTTCAGGAATTCCCTGTGGATGATGACTAAAAATTTACCCAAAAAGCAATTGTTCCCTACCCTTTTTATCCGGTTATCGCTGGATGGAATTGCCGGAGTGCGCTTTTTTTTCCAGGGAAAATTCAAACATACCTGGGCTATTCTAAAATCACATTACTACTTTTACCTATTCATTAACAAGTCATTACAAAAAAGAAATGCCATTCAGTCTGAAAATTATTACCGGACCAGGTCAATAGTTTATCGCTATTACTTAAAAAATGGCAGGTTTTTTGATAAATAA
- a CDS encoding OmpA/MotB family protein: protein MKKIVIALSVLAITLTSCGSKKKIASLEEENKKIQDLLNTCTVKLNSCLTEKDAMAGQLDFLKKNNSDLINNMGNLTTLSSKGAQNLEKSLESLKEKDLKITRLQDALTKKDSVTLAIVTSLKSSVGISDPDIQINVEKGVVFISIADKLLFKSGSYVVSDRAKEVLAKVAKVVNSKPDFECMVEGHTDNVPIKNAVLIDNWDLSVKRATSIVRVLQEDLGVNPKQLIAAGRSFYVPLADNDTPDNRAKNRRTRIVVLPKIDQFYDMIEKEMKNMAGKN, encoded by the coding sequence ATGAAAAAAATCGTTATTGCCCTTTCAGTACTTGCAATCACTTTGACCTCTTGTGGTTCAAAGAAAAAAATTGCATCATTAGAAGAAGAAAATAAAAAAATTCAGGACCTTTTAAACACGTGTACCGTTAAGTTAAATTCTTGTTTAACTGAAAAAGACGCTATGGCGGGACAACTTGACTTTTTAAAGAAAAACAACTCCGATTTAATTAATAATATGGGGAATTTGACCACTTTATCTTCAAAAGGTGCTCAAAACCTGGAAAAATCTTTGGAAAGTCTTAAAGAAAAAGATTTAAAAATTACCCGTCTTCAGGATGCGTTAACGAAAAAAGACAGTGTAACGCTTGCTATCGTTACCAGTTTAAAAAGCTCGGTGGGTATCAGCGATCCGGACATCCAGATCAATGTAGAAAAAGGAGTTGTATTCATCTCTATTGCCGATAAATTATTATTTAAAAGCGGAAGCTACGTAGTGAGCGACAGAGCAAAAGAAGTTTTAGCGAAAGTAGCGAAAGTAGTTAACAGCAAACCGGATTTTGAATGTATGGTTGAAGGACACACGGATAATGTGCCTATCAAAAATGCCGTATTAATTGACAACTGGGATTTATCTGTTAAAAGAGCTACCTCTATTGTGAGAGTATTACAGGAAGATTTGGGTGTAAATCCAAAACAATTAATCGCTGCCGGAAGAAGTTTCTATGTGCCTTTAGCAGATAATGACACGCCTGATAACAGAGCTAAAAACAGAAGAACAAGAATTGTTGTCCTTCCAAAAATCGATCAGTTCTATGATATGATCGAAAAAGAAATGAAAAACATGGCTGGTAAAAACTAA
- a CDS encoding L-threonylcarbamoyladenylate synthase yields MAEFIKIYPENPNPAAVAKVVKILKDGGLVIYPTDTVYGLGCDITNSKALERIARIKGIKLDKANFSFVCCDLSNISDYVKQIDTATFKILKRALPGPYTFILPGNNNLPKEFKKKNTVGIRVPDNAIALDIVRLLGNPIVSTSIHDDDEVIEYTTDPELIFEKWQNLVDAVIDGGYGDNTASTVIDLSGSEPEVIREGKGSLDVL; encoded by the coding sequence ATGGCAGAATTTATTAAAATTTACCCAGAAAATCCCAATCCGGCAGCTGTTGCCAAGGTTGTGAAAATTTTAAAAGATGGCGGATTAGTCATTTATCCAACCGATACGGTTTATGGATTGGGCTGTGATATTACCAATTCGAAAGCTTTGGAGCGGATAGCCCGGATTAAAGGTATCAAACTGGATAAAGCCAATTTTTCATTTGTTTGCTGTGATTTGAGCAATATTTCCGATTATGTCAAGCAAATCGATACGGCTACCTTTAAAATATTAAAACGCGCTTTACCGGGACCATACACCTTTATTCTTCCCGGTAATAACAACCTGCCGAAAGAATTTAAAAAGAAAAATACTGTGGGTATCCGGGTGCCGGACAATGCGATTGCTCTGGATATTGTTCGCCTGCTGGGGAACCCGATCGTATCGACATCCATTCATGATGACGATGAGGTTATTGAATATACAACCGATCCGGAATTGATTTTTGAGAAATGGCAGAACCTGGTCGATGCGGTAATAGATGGTGGCTATGGGGATAATACCGCTTCCACGGTGATTGATCTTTCAGGCAGTGAACCGGAAGTTATCCGTGAAGGAAAAGGAAGTCTGGATGTGTTGTAG
- a CDS encoding ATP-dependent helicase gives MQNYIDQLNEAQRAPVLQKDGPMIVIAGAGSGKTRVLTIRIAYLMHQGVDSFNILALTFTNKAAKEMKVRIASIVGNSEAKNLWMGTFHSVFAKILRSEADKLGYPSNFTIYDSQDSVRLIGQIIKEMQLDKDVYKPKQVLGRISSYKNSLITVKAYFNNPELQEADAMSKKPRMGEIYQNYVERCFKSGAMDFDDLLLKTNELLTRFPDVLMKYQDRFRYILVDEYQDTNHSQYLIVRALSDRFQNICVVGDDAQSIYAFRGANINNILNFQKDYEGVNTYRLEQNYRSTRNIVEAANTIIDKNQTKLDKVVWTANDFGPKIKIHRSLTDGEEGRFVAGTIFEQKMQHQMNNNQFAILYRTNAQSRAMEDALRKRDIPYRIYGGLSFYQRKEIKDVLSYLRLVINPKDEEALVRVINYPARGIGGTTVEKLIIAANHYKRSIFEVMEHIDKIDLKLNSGTKGKLKDFVTMVKSFQVINETQDALYLTDYVAKKTGLIQELKKDSTPEGIARIENIEVLMGGIKDFIEGQKEVDGARGALSEFMEDVALATDLDNDTGDDDRVALMTIHLAKGLEFPTVFIVGMEEDLFPSAMSMNTRSELEEERRLFYVALTRAEHQAYLTYAQSRYRWGKLVDSEPSRFIEEIDSQYLEYLTPVETNYRYKPTINADIFGDVDKSKLRLAKPIAGTPPKYITDNEEPKMDRNIRKLKPVSGNVPTSGSANLANNALNVGNVVMHDRFGKGQILNLEGVGADKKAEIKFEVGGIKKLLLRFAKLDVIG, from the coding sequence ATGCAAAATTATATTGATCAGCTTAACGAAGCCCAGCGTGCGCCGGTTTTACAGAAAGACGGGCCTATGATTGTGATTGCCGGAGCGGGCTCAGGGAAGACCAGAGTATTAACCATTCGTATCGCTTACCTGATGCACCAGGGAGTTGATTCGTTTAACATATTGGCCTTAACCTTTACAAACAAAGCCGCAAAGGAAATGAAAGTGCGTATTGCCAGCATTGTTGGAAACAGCGAAGCCAAAAACTTATGGATGGGAACATTCCACTCGGTTTTTGCTAAAATCCTGCGTAGTGAAGCCGACAAACTGGGATATCCTTCCAATTTTACCATTTATGATTCTCAGGACAGTGTGCGTTTGATAGGACAGATTATCAAAGAAATGCAGCTGGATAAAGACGTGTACAAACCCAAACAGGTTTTGGGCAGGATTTCGTCGTATAAAAACAGCCTGATTACCGTTAAAGCCTACTTTAACAATCCGGAATTACAGGAAGCCGATGCGATGAGTAAAAAACCGCGTATGGGCGAAATCTATCAGAACTATGTTGAGCGCTGCTTTAAATCGGGCGCGATGGATTTTGATGATTTACTATTAAAAACAAACGAATTACTGACGCGTTTTCCGGATGTTTTAATGAAATACCAGGATCGTTTCCGCTATATACTGGTGGATGAGTACCAGGATACGAACCACTCCCAGTATCTGATTGTGCGGGCGTTGTCCGACCGTTTCCAGAATATTTGTGTGGTAGGGGATGATGCGCAGAGTATCTATGCCTTCCGTGGGGCGAACATCAACAACATCTTAAACTTTCAGAAAGATTATGAAGGCGTAAACACCTACCGACTGGAACAGAATTACCGTTCTACCCGTAACATTGTGGAAGCCGCGAATACCATTATCGATAAAAACCAGACCAAACTGGATAAGGTGGTTTGGACGGCAAACGATTTTGGACCAAAAATTAAAATCCATCGCAGTTTAACCGATGGCGAAGAAGGACGTTTTGTAGCCGGTACTATTTTTGAGCAAAAGATGCAGCATCAGATGAACAACAATCAGTTTGCGATTCTGTACCGCACCAATGCGCAATCCCGGGCAATGGAGGATGCGCTCCGTAAAAGAGATATTCCGTATCGTATTTACGGAGGATTGTCATTTTACCAGCGTAAGGAAATCAAGGATGTATTGTCCTACCTTCGATTGGTTATCAACCCGAAAGACGAAGAAGCTTTGGTACGTGTTATCAATTATCCGGCAAGGGGAATTGGCGGTACGACCGTAGAAAAATTAATCATAGCGGCGAATCATTACAAACGTTCCATCTTTGAAGTAATGGAGCATATTGATAAAATTGATTTAAAACTAAACTCCGGAACCAAAGGCAAACTGAAGGATTTTGTAACGATGGTTAAAAGCTTCCAGGTAATTAATGAAACCCAGGATGCTTTATATCTAACCGATTATGTTGCCAAAAAGACCGGATTGATCCAGGAACTGAAAAAAGACAGTACGCCTGAAGGTATTGCCCGAATTGAGAATATCGAAGTTTTGATGGGCGGTATCAAGGATTTTATTGAAGGACAGAAAGAAGTAGACGGAGCCCGTGGTGCGTTATCGGAATTTATGGAAGATGTGGCTTTGGCAACGGATCTGGATAACGATACCGGCGATGACGACCGTGTAGCGCTAATGACCATTCACCTGGCAAAAGGACTGGAATTTCCAACCGTATTTATTGTAGGGATGGAAGAAGACCTGTTCCCGAGTGCGATGAGTATGAATACCCGTAGTGAACTGGAAGAGGAACGCCGGTTGTTTTATGTAGCCTTAACCAGGGCAGAACACCAGGCTTACCTGACCTATGCGCAATCGCGTTACCGCTGGGGAAAACTGGTTGATAGCGAGCCGTCCCGATTCATTGAAGAAATAGACAGCCAGTATTTGGAATATTTAACACCGGTGGAAACCAATTACCGTTATAAACCGACAATTAATGCTGATATTTTTGGCGATGTGGACAAATCCAAACTGCGACTGGCAAAACCGATTGCCGGAACGCCGCCCAAATATATAACGGATAACGAGGAACCGAAAATGGATAGAAATATCCGTAAGCTGAAACCGGTTTCGGGTAATGTACCAACATCCGGAAGTGCCAATCTGGCCAATAATGCCCTGAATGTAGGGAATGTGGTTATGCACGACCGGTTCGGAAAAGGACAGATCCTGAACCTGGAAGGCGTTGGAGCCGATAAAAAAGCGGAAATTAAATTTGAAGTAGGCGGAATTAAAAAACTATTGCTGCGTTTTGCGAAACTGGATGTAATAGGGTAA
- a CDS encoding DUF7935 family protein translates to MDATKIVELLAYTVPAIITGGVAYYFFNLHTQNEEGRRRFLLHKEAQKSALPIRLQAYERMTLFLERINPAKLLVRIAPITSDKNDYESLLIHHIEQEYEHNLTQQIYISEESWNIILTAKHTTIQIIRKASMGAENANKLREIILSDMMEKQSPSSVALSFLKNEVGELFR, encoded by the coding sequence ATGGACGCAACCAAAATCGTCGAATTATTAGCATATACTGTTCCTGCAATCATTACCGGTGGTGTAGCTTATTATTTCTTTAACCTGCACACCCAAAATGAAGAAGGACGCCGTCGTTTTTTATTACACAAGGAAGCTCAGAAAAGTGCTCTTCCGATTCGTTTACAGGCCTACGAGCGCATGACCTTGTTTTTAGAGCGTATCAATCCGGCAAAATTACTGGTGCGTATTGCTCCGATCACTTCCGATAAAAATGATTATGAAAGCTTGCTGATCCACCATATCGAACAGGAATACGAACATAACCTGACCCAGCAGATTTATATCTCCGAGGAAAGCTGGAATATTATCCTGACCGCAAAACACACTACTATCCAGATTATCCGGAAAGCATCTATGGGTGCTGAAAATGCGAATAAACTGCGTGAAATTATTTTAAGTGATATGATGGAAAAACAATCGCCGAGTTCGGTAGCCTTGTCGTTCCTTAAAAACGAAGTGGGCGAATTGTTTCGCTAA
- a CDS encoding M1 family metallopeptidase encodes MKRLIAVIYFICAFTQAQQLEKVDFKTINASLAFDVAAKKISGDITYDFEVLAAIDTIAIDAQRMDFTQVKINNKTVAFKNNGRKLQLFEGFKKGKNKLTLHYEAQPRQTLYFIGAGDLAQIWTQGQGKYTSHWLPSFDDVNEKMIFSLTIAYDKDFQVLSNGVLKNKELKNNRMVWQYAMEKPMSSYLAMLAIGRFAKKTAITATGTPLEFYLQDTDTAKFEPTYRYSKEIFDFFEREIGVKYPWQVYRQVPVLDFLYAGMENTTATIFSQDYVVDETGFNDRTYVNVNAHELAHQWFGDLITAQSGKHHWLQEGFATYYALLAEKEIFGADHFNWELYEMAERLLRASKTDAIPLLNEKASSITFYQKGAWALHYLRTNVGEEPFRKAVQAYLQKYAFKNVITDDFLAEINKVSDFDTQQFRKNWLESAEFPIAEALSIVKKNKFIRDYLEIVDLQDQLLTVKAQKLEAVLQSDAFYPAKEEVIYQLENTPFEQNVALFRVALKSSDLKARQAVAKSLRTIPKTFKKEYEVLLDDASYITQEIALKALWAQFPEERTPLLDKTMNWQGFNDKNLRISWLTLALATADYQNDHKMPFYEELLDYASPKYESNVRQNALVNLLYLNKNDSNTLAYLVNGTIHHKWQFSKFCRETIRTLLKTERYKAYLTELLPKLPENEKAQLKRLLEE; translated from the coding sequence ATGAAGCGACTAATTGCGGTAATTTATTTTATTTGTGCTTTTACACAGGCGCAACAACTTGAGAAAGTAGACTTTAAAACAATCAATGCCTCCCTCGCATTTGATGTAGCGGCAAAAAAAATAAGCGGCGATATCACTTATGATTTTGAGGTATTGGCAGCAATCGATACGATTGCGATAGATGCGCAGCGTATGGATTTTACACAGGTAAAGATCAATAACAAAACCGTTGCATTTAAAAATAACGGCAGGAAGCTACAGCTTTTTGAAGGATTTAAAAAAGGGAAAAACAAGCTGACACTGCATTATGAAGCCCAGCCCAGACAAACCCTGTATTTTATAGGAGCCGGCGATCTGGCCCAGATCTGGACCCAGGGACAGGGGAAATACACCAGTCACTGGCTGCCAAGCTTTGATGATGTTAATGAAAAAATGATCTTTTCGCTTACGATTGCTTACGATAAAGATTTTCAGGTACTCTCAAACGGTGTGCTGAAGAATAAAGAACTGAAAAATAACCGGATGGTCTGGCAGTATGCCATGGAAAAACCAATGAGTTCCTATCTGGCGATGCTGGCTATTGGCAGGTTTGCTAAAAAAACGGCAATTACGGCAACGGGCACTCCTTTGGAATTTTACCTTCAGGATACCGATACGGCTAAATTTGAACCGACCTACCGCTATTCGAAGGAAATATTCGATTTTTTCGAACGCGAAATAGGCGTGAAATACCCGTGGCAGGTTTACCGGCAGGTTCCGGTACTGGACTTTTTATATGCCGGGATGGAAAACACTACGGCTACCATTTTTTCCCAGGATTATGTAGTAGATGAAACCGGGTTTAACGACAGAACCTATGTGAATGTCAATGCCCATGAATTGGCACACCAGTGGTTTGGGGATCTGATCACGGCACAATCGGGCAAACACCACTGGCTGCAGGAAGGCTTTGCGACGTATTATGCCTTACTGGCAGAAAAGGAAATCTTTGGAGCCGATCATTTTAACTGGGAATTGTATGAAATGGCCGAACGTTTGTTGCGGGCTTCCAAAACAGATGCGATACCGTTGTTAAATGAAAAAGCAAGTTCGATTACCTTTTACCAGAAAGGAGCGTGGGCTTTACACTATCTGCGCACTAACGTAGGTGAGGAGCCTTTCCGGAAAGCCGTGCAGGCCTATTTGCAGAAATATGCGTTTAAAAATGTAATAACCGATGACTTTTTAGCCGAAATCAATAAGGTTTCGGATTTTGACACACAGCAGTTCCGGAAAAACTGGCTGGAAAGTGCCGAATTTCCAATAGCGGAGGCTTTATCGATTGTTAAAAAGAACAAATTTATCCGGGATTACCTTGAAATAGTAGATTTACAGGATCAGCTTTTAACGGTCAAAGCGCAAAAACTGGAAGCGGTATTACAATCGGATGCCTTTTATCCGGCTAAGGAAGAAGTGATCTATCAGCTTGAAAACACACCGTTTGAGCAAAATGTAGCCCTGTTTCGCGTAGCCTTAAAATCTTCGGATCTGAAAGCAAGACAGGCGGTGGCAAAATCACTGCGCACCATCCCGAAAACCTTTAAAAAAGAATATGAAGTGCTGTTGGATGATGCGTCCTATATCACTCAGGAAATTGCACTTAAGGCATTGTGGGCACAATTCCCGGAAGAACGTACGCCATTATTGGACAAAACGATGAACTGGCAGGGATTTAACGATAAAAACCTGAGAATAAGCTGGCTGACGCTGGCACTTGCCACAGCCGATTATCAAAACGATCATAAAATGCCGTTTTATGAAGAACTACTGGATTATGCTTCCCCGAAATATGAAAGTAACGTCCGTCAGAATGCGCTGGTCAATTTGTTGTACCTGAACAAAAATGACAGCAATACCTTAGCCTATCTGGTAAACGGAACCATCCATCACAAATGGCAGTTCAGCAAATTCTGCCGGGAAACCATCCGGACACTGCTAAAAACGGAACGTTACAAAGCCTATCTGACGGAATTATTACCCAAACTGCCGGAAAATGAAAAGGCACAGTTAAAAAGACTGCTCGAAGAATAA
- a CDS encoding Dph6-related ATP pyrophosphatase yields the protein MKPKAVFNWSSGKDATLALYKTLQNDTFDVNYLLTSISKQYDRISMHGVRTALLEQQAASIGIPLVKMEIPEMPTMEVYEAVMQNTLTGLKAKGITHSIFGDIFLEDLRLYRENKLASMDLQAVFPLWKIPTTALIREFIALGFKTIVTCVNEKHLDKSFAGRIIDDSFINDLPDTVDPCGENGEFHTFTFDGPLFKEAVRFEIGEIVHRKYEAPKTDTSCNTDPEKTPAPDYGFWYCDLIPK from the coding sequence TTGAAACCAAAAGCCGTTTTTAACTGGAGCAGCGGAAAAGACGCTACTCTTGCCCTTTATAAAACCCTTCAAAACGATACTTTCGACGTTAATTACCTGCTAACCAGCATTAGCAAGCAATATGACCGGATCTCCATGCACGGGGTTCGTACCGCATTACTGGAGCAGCAGGCGGCCAGCATCGGTATTCCGCTGGTAAAAATGGAAATTCCAGAAATGCCTACGATGGAAGTATATGAAGCCGTAATGCAAAATACGCTCACCGGTTTAAAGGCAAAAGGGATTACCCATTCCATCTTTGGCGATATCTTTTTAGAAGACCTGCGGCTTTACCGGGAAAACAAATTGGCTTCCATGGATTTACAGGCTGTTTTTCCGCTCTGGAAAATCCCGACAACAGCACTTATCCGGGAATTTATTGCCCTGGGTTTTAAGACTATCGTAACCTGCGTCAATGAAAAACACCTTGACAAGAGTTTCGCCGGACGGATTATTGATGATTCCTTTATAAACGATTTACCGGACACGGTAGATCCCTGCGGGGAAAACGGGGAATTTCACACCTTTACCTTTGATGGCCCGTTATTTAAGGAAGCTGTTCGCTTTGAAATCGGCGAAATCGTACACCGAAAATATGAAGCCCCAAAAACAGATACCAGCTGCAATACAGATCCCGAAAAAACTCCTGCTCCGGATTATGGTTTCTGGTATTGCGATTTAATTCCAAAATAA
- a CDS encoding HD domain-containing protein, with protein MLQQIFCNLIAKYDADTNTANALWHTIAKNYNSSGRYYHNLSHLENLLASLTQHSEMIEDWDTVVFAVFYHDAVYNTIKQDNEEKSAQLAEKELTRIGYPAHRIQRCKQHILATKRHESGTDTDTNLFTDVDLSVLGADWDTYAVYYRNIRKEYAIYPDMLYNPGRKKVLQHFLAMDTIYKTAVYRDRYEQKAKENLQRELELI; from the coding sequence ATGCTCCAACAAATATTCTGCAACCTGATCGCTAAATACGATGCCGATACGAACACTGCCAATGCCCTGTGGCATACTATTGCTAAAAATTACAACAGTTCCGGAAGGTATTACCACAACCTCAGCCATCTTGAAAATTTACTGGCTTCCTTAACGCAGCACAGCGAAATGATTGAAGATTGGGACACGGTAGTATTTGCTGTTTTTTATCACGATGCCGTTTACAATACCATCAAACAGGACAATGAAGAAAAGAGTGCACAACTGGCCGAAAAAGAATTAACCCGGATCGGGTATCCTGCACACCGGATCCAGCGCTGCAAACAGCATATACTGGCAACGAAACGACACGAATCCGGAACCGATACAGATACCAATCTTTTCACCGATGTCGATTTATCCGTTTTGGGAGCAGACTGGGATACTTATGCCGTTTATTATCGGAATATCCGTAAGGAATATGCCATTTATCCCGACATGTTGTATAATCCGGGAAGAAAAAAGGTTTTACAGCATTTCCTGGCAATGGATACGATCTACAAGACTGCCGTTTACCGCGACCGTTACGAGCAAAAAGCAAAAGAGAACCTGCAGCGGGAACTGGAATTAATATAG
- a CDS encoding aspartyl/asparaginyl beta-hydroxylase domain-containing protein, with protein sequence MKPVRAIKFPFTFDKQRLQDDVAKIMSYKWTDHYNKNDYNGKWTSVALMSENGKSDSILAMNSKAIHYTDALLSCAYFKSILDNFPFEKTAVRLLNLTAGTEIKPHRDYCLGYEDGSFRLHIPIITNPDVIFILDDKRLVMEEGDCWYINANFTHSVVNNGTADRIHLVIDGLQNEWTDALFYKEASPEQFQKPVSELTEPEKQRIIEELNRMNPLVSESIIKSLNNS encoded by the coding sequence ATGAAACCGGTACGTGCAATAAAATTCCCTTTTACATTTGACAAACAGCGTTTACAGGACGATGTTGCCAAAATAATGTCCTACAAATGGACCGATCATTACAACAAGAACGATTATAACGGAAAATGGACTTCGGTAGCGCTGATGTCGGAAAACGGAAAATCAGATTCCATCCTGGCAATGAACAGCAAAGCGATACATTATACCGATGCTTTGTTATCCTGTGCTTATTTTAAATCGATACTCGATAATTTCCCTTTTGAAAAAACTGCAGTCCGGCTGCTCAATTTAACCGCAGGAACCGAGATAAAACCGCATCGCGATTACTGTCTGGGTTATGAAGACGGCTCTTTTCGCCTGCACATACCAATTATCACCAATCCGGACGTTATATTTATCCTGGATGATAAACGGCTCGTTATGGAAGAAGGCGACTGCTGGTACATTAATGCGAACTTTACCCATTCGGTCGTAAATAACGGTACTGCCGACCGTATTCATCTGGTTATTGACGGACTTCAAAACGAATGGACCGATGCCCTGTTTTATAAAGAAGCTTCGCCGGAACAATTCCAAAAACCGGTTTCGGAACTGACGGAACCGGAAAAACAGCGTATCATTGAGGAACTGAACCGCATGAACCCTCTTGTTTCCGAAAGCATCATCAAAAGCCTGAACAACAGTTGA